The Pirellulales bacterium genome segment GACGGGCAAGATCGTTTGGAAAACCGATCGCCCGGGCCCGTTGCCCGAGAACAAAGATTTTCGCAAGGCGTATGCCACGCCGCTGGTGATTGATTTGCAAGGTCGCGAGCAGCTAGTGAGCACCGGCGCTCATCAGGTGCTCGGCTACGATCCAGCGACCGGCGCCCAACTGTGGCGCGTGCCCTACGAAGGCTTTTCCAACGTGCCGAGGCCGCTGTTCGATGGCGAGTTGCTCTACATCTGCACCGGCTATATGAAACCGCAACTCTGGGCGTTGCGTCCGCTGGCCGATGGCACGTTCGCCGAAAGCGAGATTGCCTGGAAAATGACCAAACAGGTTCCCGCCAATTCGACTCCGATCATCGTCGGCGAGCGCATCTTCATGGTGAGCGACCAAGGGGTGGCCACTTGCCTCGACAAACGAACGGGCAGCGAGATCTGGAAAGAGCGACTCGGTGGCAGTTATTCGGCCTCGCCGGTGTTTGGAGACGGCAAGCTCTACTTTTCGAGCGAGGAGGGAGTAACCACCGTGCTGGCGCCGAGGGACCAGTTTGAATCGCTGTCCAAGAACCAGCTTGAGGGGAGCATCATGGGCTCGCCGGCGATCTGCGATACGGCGATTTTCTTGCGCACCGATCAACATTTGTATCGCATCGAGCGGGGACAACCTCGTACCGCTCAGCGCGCCGCCGCGCGCGATTGATCTCGATTCAACTTGGTCGCGCGATTGCCAGGCCACAAGGCGCCTGCGCATCGTCGCCAATTGGCTCGCAACCTTGCTACGGTCACTGTTTTGCGCCGGGTAATGTGTCGTCGAATCGCTTTGGCGCGCAAACTGCAAAGAGGTTCATCCACATTGTGCATCCCTTTAGTGGGCACTGCGGAGAGAGGATCATCATGTTGCGAGGACCG includes the following:
- a CDS encoding PQQ-binding-like beta-propeller repeat protein, which produces MSNRSAAVAVGRFAVAFLLLAGATGADWPQFRGPDGQGHAVAHDLPDTWSETENITWKTAISGRGWSSPVVLGDQIWMTTALDEGHSLHAICVDRKSGQIVHNVEVFQVEAPPTINEKNSYASPTSVIEPGRIYVHFGTLGTACLDSQSGRIVWTNRDLRLEHKEGPGSSPIVCRDFLIVNCDGMDVQYVVALDKKTGKIVWKTDRPGPLPENKDFRKAYATPLVIDLQGREQLVSTGAHQVLGYDPATGAQLWRVPYEGFSNVPRPLFDGELLYICTGYMKPQLWALRPLADGTFAESEIAWKMTKQVPANSTPIIVGERIFMVSDQGVATCLDKRTGSEIWKERLGGSYSASPVFGDGKLYFSSEEGVTTVLAPRDQFESLSKNQLEGSIMGSPAICDTAIFLRTDQHLYRIERGQPRTAQRAAARD